The Chloroflexota bacterium genomic sequence TCGATCAGTAGACGGTACTCTTCTTCCCTTTGCCGGAGCGCTTCTTCCGTCTGCTTGCGCTGGGTGATGTCCTTGACGGTTGCGAAGTAACTGATTGCATTACCCCGCTTGTCCTTTACCCAGGAGGGAGTGACGATCACCGGAAAACGCTCACCGTCCTTCCGCATGAAAGTCATCTCCAAGTCGCCGAATTCACCCTTCAAGACCTTTTGGAAAGCTGTCTCCATCTCTTCGAGTGACTCCGGTGGCCAATAGGGGTGCGGAGGCCCCGTCCCGATGAGCTCCTCCCTGGAAAAACCAGTCATGTCACAAAGGGCAGGATTGACCTCAGTATGAACACCGTTGCTGTCCAGGATGGAGAGCCCATCTTGCATGGAGGCGATGAGACTATCTGTGAACTCTTTTGCCTTCTGCAGCGCTTCTTCTACTTGCTTGCGCTCGGTGATGTCCCGTATCGCCCCAAGATGCCCGATCAGCTTGCCATGGCGATCGCGCAGGTAGGTCAAATTGGTATCAGTCCAGACTGTGGAGCCATCTTTACGTCTCAGCTCCATCTCGAATCGCCGTGTCCTGGGGCGGTTTTCGCTCCCCAGGCTTTCCAGGGCCTGATCTTCCCTGATTGCCTTGAGGGCGACATCAAGGGAGGCACTGGTGAGATATTCTTCCTTGGCGAGAGGCAGCATTTCCTCTACGGTGTAGCCCAGCAGACCGGTGATAGAGGGACTGACGTAGGTGAACCGGCCGTTCGTATCCGTCGTGTAGATGATATCTGAAGAGGCCTCTGCCAGCAGGCGGTAGCGCCCTTCATTCTCTTTCAAAGCTTCCTCTGCCCGCTTGCGCTCCGTAATGTCTGTCACAGAGATGGCCACCCTGGCTACCTTCTCCTCCGCGCCAAAGACAGGCTGAACACTGTAAGCACAGTATCTCCCTCGGCACATGCCTTTGAATCTAACCGGCTTGCCTGTACGAATGCTCTTGTCAACACGCCTTCTCAGACGTTCAACCACTTCAGGGGGAAAGAGGTCAGATAGCGAAGAACCGATGACTTCACTGAGGCTTTTACCCAGGCTTTGGGCCAGTGCTTCACTGGCCACAATTATGGTTCCCTGGGTATCCATCATGAAGGCTCGTTGGGACATGGCATGGAGAAGGGCACGCCACTCCTCTTCCCTCCCTTTTGGTGCCCCGGTGTCCTTTGGCACTATCCCGTCCCTGATCTTGTCTCGTGCCCCATTAGGGGCAAGGCAGTGTGAACGTCGACGCGAGGGTTGCTTCATCCCGACATCCCTATACTGATGACGTGATGACTCAATCTCTTCTCGAGACATCCTATCCACCCCCCTAAATACCAGGTATTCGTATAACGCCCGGGTTTGGTGCTAACAGGGCAACTAGCGGATTTGAACCTAGTTTAGTTACTGATCGCCTGGTTGTCAATATAGGACGCCAACGAGGTGGTGCATACTGGACATAAGTCC encodes the following:
- a CDS encoding PAS domain S-box protein, which encodes MSREEIESSRHQYRDVGMKQPSRRRSHCLAPNGARDKIRDGIVPKDTGAPKGREEEWRALLHAMSQRAFMMDTQGTIIVASEALAQSLGKSLSEVIGSSLSDLFPPEVVERLRRRVDKSIRTGKPVRFKGMCRGRYCAYSVQPVFGAEEKVARVAISVTDITERKRAEEALKENEGRYRLLAEASSDIIYTTDTNGRFTYVSPSITGLLGYTVEEMLPLAKEEYLTSASLDVALKAIREDQALESLGSENRPRTRRFEMELRRKDGSTVWTDTNLTYLRDRHGKLIGHLGAIRDITERKQVEEALQKAKEFTDSLIASMQDGLSILDSNGVHTEVNPALCDMTGFSREELIGTGPPHPYWPPESLEEMETAFQKVLKGEFGDLEMTFMRKDGERFPVIVTPSWVKDKRGNAISYFATVKDITQRKQTEEALRQREEEYRLLIENANEAISVACDGILCFVNSKATEMTGYSKEELTSAPFVNFIHPDDREMVAERHVRRLRGEQFPGVYPFRIVDKAGNTKWLEISAVLISWKGKPATLNFLIDITGRKQALDELRNSYEQLRSLYRRLQSVREEERISIAREVHDELGQALIGLKMDISWLEARLHPTDVTLLDKARAMSEAIDNTIKAVKRISTTLRPPLLDDLGLVAAVQWQAEEFQKRTKIKCQLHLDGCEELPEDAELDTGIFRILQEALSNVNRHARATRVKVSLLQRDGELLLKVSDNGRGIEKDQISSPESLGLVGIRERAALLEGASQIVGRRGRGTVLTVAIPMVRGMKSDDKNTGS